ctccttctcttctttctctctttccttttctttctctcttttctctctctttctctcttcttctctttctccttcttcctttctccttctttctcttctttctctcttttctttctcctctttctttctctcttctctcttctctcttctctctcttcttctccttcttctttctccttcttctttctctctttctctttctctcttttctctctttttctcttttctctttctccttccttctatctccttcttccttctctcttctctttcttcttctctctttctctctctctctctcctctttctctttctctttctctcttcttttccttctctcttctctcttcctcttctctcttctcttcttttctcttccctttctctttctccttctttctttctctcttctctctttctctcttctctcttctctttctcctctttcttcttttcttctctcttctcccttctctcttctcccttctctcttctctcttctcctcttttctcctttctccttctttcgtttctctcttctctccttttctcttttcctctttctctttctcttctttctctttctctctctttcctcgttccccttcctcttcttccctctccttctccccccttctctctctcctctcttctctctctctctcgctctctctctctctctctctctctctctctctctctcctctctccttctctcgcccaaAATCCATGACAAACGACCACACCTTAAAACGTTACCACCCACCTCGACCTGAAAACCATTCCCATCACCACAATCTAACACAACATCGAACATGACCAACGACTTCACTCCCAACCACCCTCAATAAGATCGACACGTGAACACCAAGACAGAACCACAAAGCACTCTAAACGCACCCCCATACACCACAGCATACTTGGAGGACCCGCCGATGGCAACACCGGCCGCCCAAGGTCTCTGTTAGTCGTGTAGACGTTAAGCGCCGCCCTAGTGCACAGGTGGGTCTTGCTCGCTCGCGAATTAATCCTGTTCTTGCGTGTTTCTGCATTGCTTATTctgaatgaaaaacaagaaaatacgcaGCACTTAATCAACTACAGCAAACCACGGCCGCGCGAACTGAAATCGCGTTGAAGGTCCAGCCCTGATAGCCCCAAAAGCATGATGGGAGGAAATGCACTGTGGGATTAGTGGCTGTTCACAGCACGTGCTTCGGTGATGCTTGCGCTGCTTGCGGAGTGCTGGCTTGTCTGTCATTAGCGCTTCAATAACGACCTGCTTCGTGGAACCGCCCGCAGCGCAggtgagaagagacagagaggaaccgGAGAGGAGCAAACAAACTGCAAATCTATATTGTAGGTATAGGcgctgtgtgtgtatacttatggaTATAGGCAGATATGCATCTATCAGTCTTTTACTTAtccatgtatttgaccggtttcgattatatcttcttcaggaatgtatttcttacgaagatatcgaaactggtcaaatacatctcttgtgttgtgaagatattcattctcattcatgccttttatacatctgtcaacataaatacggttcacacatgtacacattaaacagacacactcacctactcactcactcactcactcactcactcactcactcactcactcactcactcactcacccactctctctctcactcactcactcactcactcactcactcactcactcactcactcactcactcactcactcacccacccactctctcactcactcactcactcactcactcactcactcactcactcactcactcactcactcactcactcactcactcacccacccacccacccacccactcacccactaatcactcaagtgagtgagtgggtgaatgggtgggtgaccgagtgaatgagagagtgggtgagtgagtgattgagtgagtgagtgaatgagtgagtgagtgagtgagtgagtgagtgagtgagtgagtgaatgagagagtgggtgagtgagtgagtgagtgagtgagtgagtgagtgagagagtgagtgagtgagtgagagagttggtgagtgagtgagtgattgagtgagtgagtgagtgagtgagtgagtgagtgagtgagtgagtgagtgagtgagtgagtgaatgagtgagtaagtgaataagtgagtgagtaagtgagtaatatatgtatatatatatattatatttatgtatatatatatatatatatataaatgtgtgtgtttgtgtgtgtgtgtgtgtgtgtgtgtgtgtagggaagtgtgtgtgtgtgtgtgtgtgggtgattggtgagtgagtgagtgagtgagtgagtgagtgagtgagtgagtgagtgagtgagtgagtgagtgagtgagtgtgtgagtgagtgagtgaatgagatatgtgtgtgtgtgtgtgtgtgtgtgtgtgtgtgtttgtagggaagtgtgtgtgtgtgtgtgtgtgtttatgtgtgtgtgtgtgtgtgtgtgtgtgtgtgtgtgtgtgtgtgtgtacataaatatttttttttaatagccattcattccactgcaggatataggcctctctcaattcactaatgagaggttatatggcggtgtcacccttgcgtgattggatgctcttcctaattaacctcggttcggtgcgctaacacttgtgccacggcggcgacttcccctccgacacctgcgtttgacttctcaaggcaatatgtcgttttctcattctcgaggcagcagtcagagcgcaggcattttttacaaccgccgcgacggggaaatgaactcgggaccacgtgggtcggagcccagtgctctaaccactggactatcgcggcagtcatatatatatatatatatatatatatatatatatatatgcgtctaagtctgtgtgtgtgtgtgtatgtgtgtgtgtgtgtgtgtgtgtgtgtgtgtgtgtgtgtgtgtatgtgtgtgtgtgtgtgtaagtgtgtgtgtgtgtgtgtgtgtgtgtgtgtgtgtgtgtgtgtgtgtgtaagtgtgtgtgtgtgtaagtgtgtgtgtgtgtatgtgtgtgtgtgtgtgtgtgtgtgtgtgtgtgtgtgtgtgcgtacacacacacacatatatatgtaaatatatattatatatatgtgcatgtgtatacatgtgtgtatatatacacatctttctatctatctgtctacacacgggtatatatataagtatatatatgtatatgtatatatatatatatacatatatttgtatgtctatgtatttatgcatgcatgtatgtatgtatgtatgtatgtatgtatgtatgtaggtttgtatgtatgtatgtatgtatgtatgtatgaatgtatgtatgtatgtatgtatgtatgcatgtatgtatgtatgtatgtatgtatgtatgtatgtatgtatgtatgtatgtatgtatgtatgtatatatgtatatacacatacatacaaacatacatatatatatgtattaattaatttatatatatatgcatatatatatatataaatattttatacatatataatatatatacatatacatatacatacacatatacatacatatatatatatatatatatatatatatatatatatatatatatatatatatatatatatatatatatatatatatatatataactaaaatgtaagtaaataaatgtataactaaatatatgtatataaatatattatatatgtatataaatgtgtatatataatatatatatatatatatatatatatatatatgtatatatacaactacaaccaaattactggagaggaaactaatgagTGCtcagaaaaggatggagaagttgatgctgggTATTAGCCCAAGAGATCGGATGAAGGTAaggtggatcagggaacagacaaaagtggaagatatgtgtgggagcatcaaaaagaaaaaaatgcaatggaCACTTCATATATTtcggagacaggatgacagatggacaaagaaagtaacagactgtgcTATAGATAGAGTAAAGAAGCCAAGGGCTAGACCCaggacaagatggcgtgacgaaatagcgaaattgggggccaagactggaaacaagaaaagaaaaaatggaaaagattgggagaggcctacgtcctgcagtggattgattcaggctgatgatgataatgatgatataaatacataaatattttttctcccttttttataatcttttgAGCATACTAATTGTTTCATACTTTCAGAGGGGGTGAATAGGTAGGTTTGCCTGAACTTCTGTGGCTGCCTCGCTGTTACAAGAATTATCTACTTAATTCATGGACCTCGCAAATCGATAGCGCATTTCCGCGAACCCCTTCGTGGCCTCCACTCGAGACTGGTGCCAAGGCAGCGCGGAGGGATCGCTGAGGTCCTTGAGGATGGCGTCCCAGCATCAGCCGCCCACCACGACGCAGCTCACAAGACACGCAGTCAACGGCTTCCGCTATCAGGTGGCCGTCGGCAACACGGGCCGCGCCGTGCTCGCGCAGGCGGCGCAGTGGCTGTACCAAGGGGGACCATGCGTCAGGACTTATTTTCTTAGCCTAGGACACCAAGAAGCTGACTACAGACGCGTGTTTAACAGTGAACAAAGAAAGCTGTTGGAAAGTGGTGCTCCCTTCGAGGAATATGGCTTGCCCCTGCTCTTGCTCGTCCTCCAGCTCATGTGTGGACTCGCTGGGCCAAGCGATCCAGCCTGGGCGTCCCCACTTAAAGGCCAGCCCCTGGAGCATCTCATTCACAGGCTAAGCCAGAAGCAAAGCGGCATTGCGCACGCGAAGGACGTACAACAGATGTCGGACCAGAAGCTGAAAAAGGAATTGGGAAGACTCCGGCGTCTTCTCTCGAGGATCCTTCGGCTGGCAGGGAGCCGGTGTGGAATACCGCCACATATCCTTCGTGGCGAGGTCTGGCAGGCCAAGCAGGAATTGCAGGACCTCACAAAGAAGGTCAGAGAACCTCTCCAGGCCTCCGAAATTAACAGTCTCCCACAGCTGCAGCAGGAAATCCAGGTATTCAGGGAAACCCTTCGGCGAAAGGTGGAGGAGCGCAGTCGGCAGGAGTTGTGCGACTTCTATCCTCATTTGTGGGATGTGACTCTTGCGCAGTGGCTGTATCCGGAGCTGACAGTCCGACCGAGTATGAATTTTACGAACTTGATCCTCCTTGAAAACACGGCATGTTCGCAAAGCTTTCGAGACTTACCCCTGAAGGACCTCTTGCAAATAACCCTCCCAAAAGGAGGCCTACCTGAAGTGATCCTGATAtcaggggaaggaggaataggaaaaaccACTCTGCTGAAATACATGCTGGAGATGTGGGTGAGAGATCCATCGCAAATCGAGGGCCTTCAAGATGTCTCGCCCCTTCTCTACCTGCAACTCCGAGGCTCCAGCATCAGCAGCTGGAAGGACTTACTCACGAACGTCCTTTGCGACACATGTCAGGAGTCTGGCCTTACGGTTGACTTCTTTGTTGATCTCTTTCGAGAAATGCAAGTTGTCGTGCTTCTGGACGGCTACGATGAGGTTACTGAAGAGGCAAAGAAACTTGTGACTGATCTGGCAACGTGCCAAGGAAACATGCGTGTTGTGATAACCACTAGACCAGGTTGTCTGACAGAACTAAGCAATATAGTGAATAAAAAACAAGTAATGCACATTGAGATCAAGGGAGTACGTAAAGAAGATTGTCCTTACTTCGTTGAAAGCACTTTGGCTGCTCTCGTCCAGGACCCACTTTGCAGGTctacaataaaagagaaagtcaCCACACAGCTTCAAAGGCTGGTTGTGGAAAAGGTGGATCTGACTGTTCCTTTGACCTTGGTGCTCCTGATTATGCGAGAGATTGAAGCACCGGGTCGGAGTTCACAGGGCATTTATGAGGATTTGACAAACCTTATGGCAGGAAAGATCGAAGAGAGATTAGTAGTAAGGGGCATTGATGAAGCTGACGACAAAGTTAAAGATTACCAAAATTTCCTGAAGGCAGTTGCTCTACGATGTTTGAAGAGACAGGAACATGATTTGTTGCCAGAAACTGTGGAGGCTTTGATAGCAAAGTGTAACAGCCTCGATCTACCATATATGGAAATTTTATCTGGATTCCTCATTTCGAAGAAATGTCGTCATGGTCTGTTTATCGTCCAAGTTTGGTCCTTCCCTCACAATCGATTTCAAGAACACTGGGCTGCAAGTCATATTGCCACACAGTTATCAAAGATGTCCCACTCACTGCCAGACATGACAGGCTTGTTGGATTTTGATTTCCTAACTGAtgccgagaagaagaaaaagcttgGAATGCCAGGACTGCCAACTGAGGAAGAAGTAGCAACCTTTATGTTCACCAACAATCCTATTCTACAGATTTATGCAGACAATATTGAAGAGGCAAGAGGATTGGTATGGAACAATATACCAGGAAACATATCAACACTAGCCATgcatattatttttagtgttacacATATTTTATCACTGTCACAGGAAAACTTTCTGGATAAGTTTGCCTCTGCTATCATCAGCTTAATTTTATACAGTGATCAATCTCATCTGATCAGTAAGAACAGCTGCCACAGGATCTGTGAGACGGTGATGGCTTCAGGACAACATGCCAGCATCTTAAAAGCAGCTGCCAAAGTGCTGAGAAACAGTGGCAAACTAATGACTCGAGGGGAGTATCTGCCAGGCTTCGTGGCTTTGTTTGACTATGTCAGGCCTTCCTGCGTTGAAGTCTTCATGGATAAAGACACAGAAGAGTTGCCACCAAGCTGGCAGGTCTCTGGTCTGGAGGCATTGTCCAACCAGAACATTGAACTCATACtcattataaatgatataaagaGTTCTATTCAGTTTTCTGAGGCATGTCTTCGGGCAACCACAGGCCCAGGAAGGGTTTGTCGGCTGACCAAGTTCGAAGGTGAATTGACAGCGGTCGGGATGCAGCTTCTTCCCGAGAGCCTGGAAGAGCTGAGAACCAAGTCTGACGGGGAGGGAGTGCGGGCTTTAGTGGCGAGGCTTCAACTTCTACAGAGACTTCAGATCTTAGGTGAGTTCCTGACAAGTAGTAAAACGTGTTGTCATGGCACAGTCAGCACCTTGGGCGAGCCAAGGCTAGTGAGCATTGTCATTCAGTAGAGCTGATGGCCTTTTGGGGTTGGTGCGAGGCTGAGATAATTTCATGACCTAAGTTTCATCTGTCCTATGCTCTCGAATTCTCATCATAGAACTCCATGTCCTTGTCCAGCTGGAACTGTTACTGTCACTTTTGATACTATTATGAGGAGAATGATGAAAAACAATTTTAGTGATATTTCCATAATGTCTAGTATCAATAttctcttgtacacacacacacacacacacgcacatgcacacgcacatgcacatgcacatgcacatgcacatgcacatgcacatgcacacgcacacgcacatgcacatgcacacgcacatgcacatgcacatgcacatgcacatgcacatgcacatgcacatgcacacgcacacgcacacgcacacgcacacgcacacgcacacgcacacgcacacgcacacgcacacacacacacacgcacgcacgcatacacacatacacacatacacacatacacacacacacacacacacacatatgtgtatgtgtaggtgtccGTGCATGCACATACAACAGCTATTAAATCACATAACCCCTATTAGATTTCAAGGGTCAACTGACAGCCGCCGAGGCGCGCCTCCTGCCCAGCATCCTGAGGACGCTGGAAGTGAAGACGGACAGGGAAGGCTTCAGGGCCCTGGCAGCAAGCTTTACTCGCCTGGTGAAGCTGCAGCGTTTAGGTGGGAAATCGTCACCTGTTAACGTTAAAGCAAATAGTGATTCATGAATTATTTATGTAGAAACAAAGCTAGCAGTAGCAGGAATGTCCTTATCTGTAGTATGAAGACGAGAGCGGAGAAGGCACTAAAGAATAAATTTCCCACAGACTTCGAAGGCCACCTGACGGAGGCAGAGATGCCCCTCCTGCCCGAGGTGCTCTCTTCGCTCAGGGTCCAGACAGACGGCGCGGGTCTTCGGGCTCTGGCAAGGAGACTTCCCTGCTTGACGAAGCTGTTCTCGTTGAGTATGTATTGGTTGAATTCATTGGGTAATGACCATCTTTGCTATCACTGATACCCAGTCACTCTTATGGCAATGCTACTTTTTCTTCGTCAGATGTAAGGCTGCTGGACTGTCCTCCAGTTGCCTCTCTGAGCGCCCTTTCCTGTGAGGCACCGCTCCTGACTCTAGACCTCAAGCATGTCACGCCCCCTTCCTGGGAGTGGGTATGCGACGCCGTGCACGTCCTCTGCTCTACCCGTAGACAGGATTTCGACGTGGACGTCCCATTGGGCTGCGGTAGGTGACACGTCTTATCTCATGGCATGTAATAAAATGAGAGTATTTGAGAAAAAT
The sequence above is drawn from the Penaeus chinensis breed Huanghai No. 1 chromosome 28, ASM1920278v2, whole genome shotgun sequence genome and encodes:
- the LOC125040250 gene encoding uncharacterized protein LOC125040250 isoform X1, yielding MASQHQPPTTTQLTRHAVNGFRYQVAVGNTGRAVLAQAAQWLYQGGPCVRTYFLSLGHQEADYRRVFNSEQRKLLESGAPFEEYGLPLLLLVLQLMCGLAGPSDPAWASPLKGQPLEHLIHRLSQKQSGIAHAKDVQQMSDQKLKKELGRLRRLLSRILRLAGSRCGIPPHILRGEVWQAKQELQDLTKKVREPLQASEINSLPQLQQEIQVFRETLRRKVEERSRQELCDFYPHLWDVTLAQWLYPELTVRPSMNFTNLILLENTACSQSFRDLPLKDLLQITLPKGGLPEVILISGEGGIGKTTLLKYMLEMWVRDPSQIEGLQDVSPLLYLQLRGSSISSWKDLLTNVLCDTCQESGLTVDFFVDLFREMQVVVLLDGYDEVTEEAKKLVTDLATCQGNMRVVITTRPGCLTELSNIVNKKQVMHIEIKGVRKEDCPYFVESTLAALVQDPLCRSTIKEKVTTQLQRLVVEKVDLTVPLTLVLLIMREIEAPGRSSQGIYEDLTNLMAGKIEERLVVRGIDEADDKVKDYQNFLKAVALRCLKRQEHDLLPETVEALIAKCNSLDLPYMEILSGFLISKKCRHGLFIVQVWSFPHNRFQEHWAASHIATQLSKMSHSLPDMTGLLDFDFLTDAEKKKKLGMPGLPTEEEVATFMFTNNPILQIYADNIEEARGLVWNNIPGNISTLAMHIIFSVTHILSLSQENFLDKFASAIISLILYSDQSHLISKNSCHRICETVMASGQHASILKAAAKVLRNSGKLMTRGEYLPGFVALFDYVRPSCVEVFMDKDTEELPPSWQVSGLEALSNQNIELILIINDIKSSIQFSEACLRATTGPGRVCRLTKFEGELTAVGMQLLPESLEELRTKSDGEGVRALVARLQLLQRLQILDFKGQLTAAEARLLPSILRTLEVKTDREGFRALAASFTRLVKLQRLDFEGHLTEAEMPLLPEVLSSLRVQTDGAGLRALARRLPCLTKLFSLNVRLLDCPPVASLSALSCEAPLLTLDLKHVTPPSWEWVCDAVHVLCSTRRQDFDVDVPLGCDALQVQSVRQELRSRGAQVVGESSKWIRILSWNL
- the LOC125040250 gene encoding uncharacterized protein LOC125040250 isoform X2; its protein translation is MASQHQPPTTTQLTRHAVNGFRYQVAVGNTGRAVLAQAAQWLYQGGPCVRTYFLSLGHQEADYRRVFNSEQRKLLESGAPFEEYGLPLLLLVLQLMCGLAGPSDPAWASPLKGQPLEHLIHRLSQKQSGIAHAKDVQQMSDQKLKKELGRLRRLLSRILRLAGSRCGIPPHILRGEVWQAKQELQDLTKKVREPLQASEINSLPQLQQEIQVFRETLRRKVEERSRQELCDFYPHLWDVTLAQWLYPELTVRPSMNFTNLILLENTACSQSFRDLPLKDLLQITLPKGGLPEVILISGEGGIGKTTLLKYMLEMWVRDPSQIEGLQDVSPLLYLQLRGSSISSWKDLLTNVLCDTCQESGLTVDFFVDLFREMQVVVLLDGYDEVTEEAKKLVTDLATCQGNMRVVITTRPGCLTELSNIVNKKQVMHIEIKGVRKEDCPYFVESTLAALVQDPLCRSTIKEKVTTQLQRLVVEKVDLTVPLTLVLLIMREIEAPGRSSQGIYEDLTNLMAGKIEERLVVRGIDEADDKVKDYQNFLKAVALRCLKRQEHDLLPETVEALIAKCNSLDLPYMEILSGFLISKKCRHGLFIVQVWSFPHNRFQEHWAASHIATQLSKMSHSLPDMTGLLDFDFLTDAEKKKKLGMPGLPTEEEVATFMFTNNPILQIYADNIEEARGLVWNNIPGNISTLAMHIIFSVTHILSLSQENFLDKFASAIISLILYSDQSHLISKNSCHRICETVMASGQHASILKAAAKVLRNSGKLMTRGEYLPGFVALFDYVRPSCVEVFMDKDTEELPPSWQVSGLEALSNQNIELILIINDIKSSIQFSEACLRATTGPGRVCRLTKFEGELTAVGMQLLPESLEELRTKSDGEGVRALVARLQLLQRLQILDFKGQLTAAEARLLPSILRTLEVKTDREGFRALAASFTRLVKLQRLV